A stretch of Desulfitobacterium dichloroeliminans LMG P-21439 DNA encodes these proteins:
- a CDS encoding B12-binding domain-containing radical SAM protein, giving the protein MRVEPLELGYLQAVSEAMGVEAYIVDDLFGFPEPQDIWPEAIVLTGYNTAEGEILKEADAYKKIYPEAKIIVGGVHVELNRESFQTHPIDFVIHSQDLTVFQKVLEFIRGDIKEIPCAGVDVRRLAADGSDAWCEGTRLTVKTPQKIKPTRLLTGHGVNRTRYLDKEKIALVKNRMGCPYSCDFCYCKLINDGVQVKGDYQQMLREVKEAPAKYHWVVDDVFLASRQEALDYIKAYGELTQEEGEMAIKLIAYLRADFLAQESDLLGKLKECGLDEVIVGFEATENRELEEYNKLTDALDYPKVIELLKENDIDLTALFMVRPDYSLADFKRLNRFIAKNRLSVYTISILTPIKGTRNYEDKKSQLLTEDPRKFDFLHRVLPSKLPKAVFYLLFYGLHWRLLKSRRIHAYLGQLFAHSRLTRKIVPLSADASR; this is encoded by the coding sequence GTGCGGGTTGAGCCACTTGAGCTAGGCTATCTTCAAGCCGTCTCCGAAGCGATGGGCGTTGAAGCTTATATTGTCGATGATCTTTTTGGATTTCCCGAGCCTCAGGACATTTGGCCTGAGGCTATCGTTCTGACAGGATATAATACGGCGGAGGGAGAAATTCTTAAGGAAGCAGATGCCTACAAGAAGATCTATCCGGAAGCCAAAATTATTGTCGGTGGGGTGCATGTGGAACTGAATAGGGAATCCTTTCAAACCCACCCTATAGACTTTGTTATTCATAGTCAGGATCTAACCGTGTTTCAAAAGGTTCTAGAGTTCATACGCGGAGATATCAAGGAGATACCCTGCGCCGGGGTGGATGTAAGAAGGTTAGCTGCGGACGGCAGCGATGCCTGGTGTGAAGGAACCCGTCTTACGGTGAAGACCCCACAGAAAATAAAACCAACCAGATTATTAACCGGGCATGGGGTCAATAGGACGAGATACCTGGACAAAGAAAAGATTGCCTTGGTGAAAAACAGGATGGGGTGCCCTTACTCCTGCGATTTCTGCTATTGTAAGCTTATTAATGACGGGGTACAGGTAAAAGGTGATTATCAGCAAATGTTAAGGGAAGTCAAGGAGGCCCCTGCGAAGTACCATTGGGTGGTGGATGATGTTTTTCTGGCTTCCAGGCAGGAGGCTTTAGATTACATTAAGGCCTACGGGGAGCTGACCCAAGAAGAGGGCGAAATGGCCATCAAGCTCATTGCTTATTTAAGGGCAGACTTCCTTGCCCAAGAGAGTGATCTACTTGGGAAGCTTAAGGAGTGCGGGCTTGATGAAGTTATCGTGGGATTTGAGGCGACGGAAAACAGGGAGTTGGAGGAGTACAATAAGCTCACAGATGCTCTGGATTACCCTAAGGTCATTGAACTGCTTAAAGAAAATGATATCGACCTAACGGCTCTGTTTATGGTGAGACCCGATTACAGCTTGGCCGATTTCAAAAGGTTGAACCGGTTTATAGCTAAAAACCGTTTAAGTGTTTATACGATTTCTATCCTTACCCCTATCAAAGGCACAAGAAATTATGAGGATAAAAAATCCCAACTGCTAACGGAGGATCCCAGAAAATTTGATTTTCTGCACAGGGTACTTCCCTCTAAACTCCCCAAGGCCGTATTTTACTTGCTTTTTTATGGCTTGCATTGGAGGCTTCTCAAGTCCAGAAGGATCCATGCTTACCTAGGGCAGCTTTTTGCTCATTCCAGACTCACAAGAAAAATTGTCCCCCTATCAGCCGATGCCTCTCGGTAG
- a CDS encoding sensor histidine kinase, producing MHKRLFLSFLAIILITLLFSILSVNYVFQKQFSDYLARSTIETLEQLPERLSNSFYSHGCWDPNSLNSIAHSLPLGTHIQIKEPSGETILTLINPMETMMQNDSDMDMGIDMGLNYSIEEWKSKTLSIVGPEGVFAIAEVRYPARAKVLNPADQSFVSAIYQSLFIAGALVLLIGSLLSYWTSRRLISPLQRLTRAATRVGEGHLDEQVSVTSRDEVGQLATAFNEMADNLKKQEQLRKQFTADIAHELRTPLTSIRSYIEAFQDGVLPADNENLTIINEEIERLTGLSSDLKDLNVAEMGALQPNFTQVDISELIDKTVNKLTPLIQEKGLSLEWHKPDSVHIEGDEYLLTRLFYNLLHNAYKFTESPGTISIQMEPHPENIQVSVRDSGVGIPDQDLPLIFERFYRAEKSRSRETGGTGIGLALVKQITHLHQGTLKVESTQGEGSQFTILLPLNINEQINRQ from the coding sequence ATGCATAAACGACTTTTTCTATCCTTCTTAGCGATTATCCTGATAACTTTGTTATTCAGTATCTTATCCGTCAACTACGTATTCCAAAAACAATTTAGTGATTACCTAGCTCGCTCCACTATAGAAACCTTGGAGCAGCTGCCTGAACGCTTAAGCAACAGTTTTTACAGCCATGGGTGTTGGGATCCAAATTCCCTTAATTCCATCGCGCACTCCCTACCTTTAGGAACACATATCCAGATTAAAGAACCCTCCGGAGAAACCATTTTAACACTTATCAACCCCATGGAAACCATGATGCAAAATGACTCTGATATGGACATGGGCATAGACATGGGGCTAAATTATTCTATTGAAGAATGGAAAAGCAAAACGCTCTCGATTGTTGGTCCTGAAGGTGTCTTTGCTATCGCAGAGGTACGTTATCCTGCCCGAGCTAAAGTTTTAAACCCTGCGGATCAATCTTTTGTCTCCGCTATTTACCAATCCTTATTTATTGCCGGCGCCTTAGTTCTTCTTATCGGTAGTTTATTAAGTTATTGGACTAGTCGGCGTTTGATATCTCCTTTACAACGCTTAACAAGGGCTGCTACACGGGTAGGAGAAGGGCATCTTGATGAGCAAGTTTCTGTGACGAGCAGGGATGAAGTGGGACAACTAGCAACAGCTTTTAATGAGATGGCGGATAATCTTAAAAAACAGGAGCAACTACGCAAGCAATTCACAGCAGACATCGCTCATGAATTACGCACTCCCTTAACCTCAATCCGTAGCTATATTGAGGCCTTTCAAGATGGAGTGCTGCCAGCCGACAACGAAAACCTTACCATCATTAATGAAGAAATCGAACGCTTGACGGGGTTGTCCAGTGACCTTAAGGATCTCAATGTGGCAGAGATGGGTGCCTTACAACCGAATTTCACTCAAGTGGATATCAGCGAGCTCATCGATAAAACAGTGAATAAACTTACCCCACTTATCCAAGAAAAGGGGCTCTCTCTAGAATGGCATAAGCCGGACTCGGTCCATATTGAAGGAGATGAATATCTATTGACTCGCCTTTTCTATAATCTCCTTCACAATGCTTATAAATTTACAGAAAGTCCGGGAACAATCTCAATCCAAATGGAGCCACATCCGGAGAATATACAAGTATCCGTTCGTGACTCGGGGGTTGGTATTCCCGATCAAGATCTTCCCCTGATCTTCGAACGGTTTTATCGAGCAGAAAAGTCTCGCTCTCGGGAAACAGGGGGTACGGGCATTGGGCTGGCCTTAGTCAAGCAGATCACCCACCTTCATCAGGGGACCTTGAAAGTTGAAAGTACACAAGGCGAAGGAAGCCAGTTCACAATCTTACTTCCTCTAAACATTAACGAGCAGATTAATCGTCAATAG
- a CDS encoding DUF2318 domain-containing protein: protein MTKENNSKREKFTQPAKKSKAPLIGGAIVLGIAIIAGGFMLGNKNSDSDQFATATVGQTVDYSGSTAIQQVKTTPVKAENGKVVVSTLSELKDKKFIYTQYQKSGKALPLTALVRPDGSIVVAVSICEPCNSDSFRIEGETIVCNACNTVWELETFKGLSGGCQDYPPELLVYTQNGDNLEVDQAVLDAWKPRV, encoded by the coding sequence ATGACTAAAGAGAATAACAGTAAAAGAGAAAAATTCACCCAACCTGCAAAGAAGAGCAAAGCTCCTCTCATTGGCGGTGCCATTGTTCTAGGCATAGCAATCATCGCTGGAGGTTTCATGTTGGGGAACAAAAACTCTGATTCAGATCAATTTGCCACCGCCACTGTGGGTCAAACTGTTGATTATAGTGGATCAACTGCTATCCAACAGGTTAAAACTACCCCTGTGAAAGCTGAAAACGGTAAAGTCGTCGTTTCAACTTTGTCAGAACTAAAGGATAAGAAATTTATTTATACACAATACCAAAAGTCTGGCAAGGCCCTTCCGCTTACTGCTTTAGTTCGCCCTGATGGCAGTATCGTAGTGGCTGTCAGCATCTGTGAACCTTGTAACAGTGATTCTTTCCGGATTGAAGGAGAAACTATAGTTTGTAATGCATGCAACACGGTTTGGGAATTAGAAACCTTTAAAGGGCTTAGTGGCGGATGTCAGGATTATCCACCTGAACTTTTAGTCTATACCCAAAACGGAGATAACCTAGAGGTTGATCAAGCTGTACTGGATGCATGGAAACCAAGAGTTTAA
- a CDS encoding ABC transporter permease, whose product MTLNHIALQNLRRRPGKTLFLVLTFAFIVATISALTILALGMKEDLQQSLTEYGANVVVSPRTEQLNLSYGGLSVSSVEYEVKKLDSSTVKIISKQVGETVTIAPKVIGSIQSPEKLYMIVGVDFDQELKIKPWWKIDGKVPKENEIVLGSQLAMSANLHIGDIMHFGKAKYPVIGILAETGGSEDQGVFATIDTARSLTGITTEWSLIELNTQDTAQTAAQLAPVLPEANVTEVTQLVQGSKDSVERFASFSWTISIAMGLIGALVIIVTLAGNVNDRARELGVLRAIGFRQNHILNLFGREALIISLTGSLLGYIIGIFVPLIVGPLLGYNSFIFSTHLGLGSALVAASLLVGMVAMIYPAWRTLKLDLQDVLKFI is encoded by the coding sequence ATGACACTTAATCATATCGCCCTGCAAAATCTAAGACGAAGACCTGGGAAAACTCTATTTCTTGTTCTAACCTTTGCTTTTATCGTCGCAACGATTTCTGCTTTAACCATCCTCGCTTTGGGGATGAAGGAGGACTTACAACAAAGTTTAACAGAGTACGGAGCCAATGTCGTCGTTAGTCCACGCACTGAGCAATTGAACTTAAGCTATGGTGGATTATCTGTTTCCAGTGTGGAATATGAGGTAAAGAAGCTTGATTCTAGTACTGTGAAGATTATCTCTAAACAGGTGGGGGAGACAGTAACCATTGCCCCTAAAGTAATCGGCTCTATACAATCCCCAGAGAAACTCTACATGATTGTTGGGGTGGACTTTGACCAGGAACTTAAGATTAAGCCCTGGTGGAAGATTGATGGAAAGGTTCCCAAGGAAAATGAAATTGTCCTTGGCTCACAATTAGCCATGAGTGCAAATCTTCATATCGGGGATATCATGCACTTCGGCAAGGCTAAATACCCTGTAATAGGAATCCTGGCGGAAACTGGAGGATCAGAGGATCAAGGAGTTTTTGCCACGATTGATACGGCTCGTTCTCTTACGGGTATCACTACCGAATGGTCCTTAATTGAGCTCAACACTCAAGACACAGCGCAAACTGCGGCTCAATTAGCCCCAGTATTACCTGAGGCTAATGTGACTGAAGTGACTCAGCTCGTTCAAGGCTCCAAGGATAGTGTGGAACGCTTTGCTAGCTTTTCTTGGACCATTTCCATAGCTATGGGGTTAATAGGAGCCTTAGTGATTATCGTGACCTTGGCGGGAAACGTCAATGACCGAGCTCGTGAATTGGGTGTGCTTCGGGCTATCGGTTTTCGACAAAATCATATTCTTAACCTATTTGGCCGGGAAGCTTTGATCATTAGCCTCACGGGAAGTCTGTTGGGCTATATAATAGGAATCTTTGTCCCCTTAATCGTCGGGCCGCTTTTAGGATATAATTCTTTCATCTTCTCGACCCATCTAGGGCTAGGAAGTGCTCTAGTGGCTGCTTCTCTATTGGTAGGAATGGTGGCAATGATATACCCTGCTTGGAGAACACTGAAATTAGATCTGCAGGATGTCCTTAAGTTTATATAA
- a CDS encoding class I SAM-dependent methyltransferase: MNMTVKLWDFWADRYSRLWVQKVSLGPTREYVLKEITEISSDRKTLLDLGCGPGELLNQIGEKFPQLHLTGIDYSPRMLEISQQRNKRVKHVLMDAADLDKLEGRYDMIICTHSLPYYRNPKEVFRQLSRLLNQEGRLIIGFASGNSVYDKVALSPVKLTTGKAHYPSDAEFLDMVKDCFEVRKLQIIKKAFFMPRIAVYTLSKKNDSRE; the protein is encoded by the coding sequence ATGAATATGACAGTAAAACTATGGGATTTCTGGGCGGATCGATATAGTAGGCTTTGGGTTCAAAAGGTCAGTCTTGGACCGACTAGGGAATATGTCTTAAAGGAAATTACCGAAATTTCCTCTGACAGGAAGACGCTTCTGGATCTGGGCTGCGGTCCGGGTGAACTCCTTAATCAAATAGGGGAGAAATTTCCCCAACTGCACCTTACAGGAATCGATTATTCCCCACGGATGCTTGAAATATCTCAGCAAAGGAATAAAAGAGTAAAGCATGTGCTAATGGACGCTGCTGATCTAGACAAGCTTGAGGGAAGATACGATATGATTATCTGTACCCATTCTCTGCCTTATTACCGTAACCCTAAGGAAGTCTTCAGGCAGCTAAGCCGGCTTCTTAATCAGGAAGGGCGGCTCATCATTGGCTTTGCAAGCGGCAACAGCGTTTACGATAAAGTAGCTCTCTCGCCTGTAAAACTAACCACGGGAAAAGCTCATTATCCCAGTGACGCTGAATTTTTGGACATGGTTAAGGATTGTTTTGAGGTAAGGAAACTTCAGATTATTAAGAAGGCCTTCTTTATGCCGAGGATTGCCGTCTATACCCTAAGTAAGAAAAATGACAGCAGGGAGTGA
- a CDS encoding B12-binding domain-containing radical SAM protein, with translation MLLVRPRPDKETIGLQHVMVCEPLELEYLVSNVPEDLQSKVEVEIVDMILEKESYECILTRTRPALVVFTGYITHVGLIKRMSSTAKSLLPGVLTGVGGVHAEVVGMDFLSEDIDFVYSRNGIDGFNITLSGMLENKMTEEIKASLGEMGEKKRSFAYKQPDRKSVSKYRQGYYYMFHSPCALIKTSYGCPYNCSFCFCKEITDGTYFTRDLEDVVEELAAIPEKEIYIVDDDFLFNTERIRKFLRLLQERGIKKNFLVYGRADFVAAQEDVLREFKKQGLQAVIVGIESIRAGDLEQYNKKTDKEMNEKAIQVLKKLDIELYATLILPTDFDRVDFKELTAWLRKLNVRFVNLQPLTPLRGTGIFEQYSDQFLYPRERYEMWDMAHVILEPQGMGIRAFYWEIVKAYYRIIMRPKHILALVKKYGVRQNLKMLLGSSAVSLQYLMKVMRGY, from the coding sequence GTGCTGCTTGTAAGACCAAGGCCGGATAAAGAAACCATCGGATTGCAGCATGTTATGGTCTGTGAACCTTTGGAACTGGAATATTTGGTTTCGAATGTCCCTGAAGACCTCCAGTCGAAGGTCGAGGTAGAGATAGTGGATATGATTCTGGAAAAGGAATCCTATGAATGCATCCTGACTAGAACAAGACCTGCTTTGGTCGTTTTTACAGGATATATAACCCATGTGGGACTAATCAAAAGGATGTCTTCTACAGCAAAGTCTCTTCTGCCGGGTGTATTGACAGGAGTGGGGGGAGTGCATGCTGAAGTTGTAGGCATGGATTTCTTGTCGGAAGATATTGACTTTGTTTATTCGCGAAATGGTATCGACGGTTTTAATATAACCCTCAGCGGGATGCTTGAGAATAAAATGACGGAAGAAATTAAGGCGTCACTTGGGGAAATGGGTGAAAAGAAAAGGTCTTTCGCTTACAAACAACCAGACAGGAAGTCTGTCTCAAAATACCGTCAGGGCTATTACTATATGTTCCATAGCCCCTGTGCGCTGATTAAGACTTCCTATGGATGCCCCTATAACTGCAGCTTTTGCTTCTGCAAAGAGATTACGGACGGAACTTATTTTACGAGGGACCTAGAAGATGTGGTCGAGGAACTAGCAGCCATCCCTGAGAAAGAAATCTATATCGTCGACGATGACTTCCTCTTCAACACGGAAAGGATTCGAAAGTTTTTAAGACTCCTTCAGGAAAGAGGGATAAAGAAGAACTTTCTCGTCTATGGCAGGGCAGATTTTGTAGCTGCCCAGGAGGATGTCCTTCGAGAGTTTAAAAAACAGGGACTTCAGGCTGTGATTGTCGGCATCGAATCCATTAGGGCAGGGGACCTAGAGCAATATAATAAAAAGACAGATAAAGAGATGAACGAGAAAGCGATTCAGGTGTTGAAGAAGCTGGATATCGAGCTCTATGCAACTCTGATTCTTCCCACAGATTTTGATCGAGTGGACTTTAAAGAGCTGACAGCCTGGCTGAGAAAGCTTAATGTCCGCTTCGTCAACTTGCAGCCGCTCACTCCACTTCGGGGAACGGGGATATTCGAACAGTATTCCGATCAATTCTTATATCCGAGGGAGCGCTATGAAATGTGGGATATGGCCCATGTGATCTTGGAGCCTCAGGGCATGGGGATCCGGGCCTTCTACTGGGAGATCGTAAAAGCCTACTACAGGATTATCATGCGACCCAAGCATATTCTGGCCTTGGTTAAGAAATATGGGGTCCGGCAAAATCTGAAGATGCTTCTTGGAAGCTCGGCTGTGTCACTACAGTACTTGATGAAAGTAATGCGGGGTTACTAA
- a CDS encoding response regulator transcription factor produces MRILLVDDEKNISNVLKAYLQQEGFQVTTAINGVIALTLFKENSYDLVLLDLMLPGLSGEEICKEIRKISAIPIIMLTAKVELEDRIQGFHLGADDYLSKPFSPREVVARVKAVLRRSSETSPLADLITYDNGITIDNSRHEILLHEEAVPLTPTEFKILGALAKYPGRVYSRGQLVEIVQGHDFGGDERVIDAHIKKLRQKLEKIPSQPKIVLTVYGVGYKFNPHQEE; encoded by the coding sequence ATGCGCATACTTTTAGTAGATGATGAAAAAAACATCAGCAATGTCCTTAAAGCCTACCTTCAGCAAGAAGGATTTCAGGTGACTACTGCAATTAATGGGGTGATCGCCTTAACCTTGTTCAAAGAAAACTCCTATGATCTTGTCCTTTTGGATCTCATGCTTCCTGGCTTATCCGGCGAAGAGATTTGTAAAGAAATTCGCAAAATCTCTGCCATTCCTATAATCATGCTCACTGCTAAAGTTGAACTCGAGGATCGTATTCAAGGTTTTCATCTGGGTGCCGATGATTATCTTAGCAAACCCTTTAGCCCCCGGGAAGTAGTGGCCAGGGTAAAAGCCGTTTTGAGACGTTCTTCTGAGACTTCTCCCCTGGCTGATCTGATTACCTACGATAATGGAATTACCATAGATAACTCTCGTCATGAGATCCTTTTGCACGAGGAAGCTGTCCCTCTCACCCCCACCGAATTCAAAATCCTTGGTGCCTTAGCGAAATATCCGGGAAGAGTCTATTCTCGGGGGCAATTGGTGGAAATTGTTCAAGGTCATGATTTTGGCGGGGATGAACGGGTGATTGATGCTCATATCAAAAAACTTAGACAAAAACTAGAGAAAATCCCCAGTCAGCCGAAAATCGTCCTTACAGTCTATGGGGTCGGCTATAAATTCAATCCTCATCAGGAGGAATAA
- a CDS encoding ABC transporter permease → MKILDISLGNLKRRKLRSLLLLLSIIIGVSSSVFLFTTTRSMEQDVADKIDQFGSNLLILPKAGETLSFGGVTVGTSSGKELDMSMIPLMKTIKNNETLATLSPKLLTEADIQDKKVLLVGVQFSDELRLKKWWEIDGLEAGQLPDTNEVLVGSEVARVLKLGPQQLVQFKGQEFRVGGIIQPTGSIENDQAIFMDLATLQKAENKPAAISLIEAAVLCYTCPIEDVTMQLNEKLPEAKVTALQSTLESRDDTVHQFSLFATVISVILLVTSGFVVAMSMISAIKERTRDIGVLRAIGFRKNHILRMFLYEVSLVSVLGGLIGFGLGMGLAMNFGSSLAQMTLQVPFQPILVLYSILAALGISLMASIYPAWKATKLDPVEALRYF, encoded by the coding sequence ATGAAGATCCTCGATATTTCCTTAGGAAATCTTAAAAGGCGTAAGCTGCGTTCTTTATTGCTTCTGTTAAGTATCATCATCGGCGTTTCTTCCAGCGTCTTTCTCTTTACCACCACTCGCTCTATGGAACAGGATGTAGCTGATAAGATCGACCAGTTTGGTTCAAACCTTCTGATTCTGCCGAAAGCGGGTGAAACCTTATCCTTTGGCGGTGTAACTGTGGGGACTAGCTCAGGTAAAGAGCTAGACATGTCCATGATCCCCTTGATGAAAACGATTAAAAATAATGAAACCTTAGCAACCCTATCGCCAAAATTGCTTACTGAGGCAGATATCCAAGATAAAAAGGTACTTCTCGTAGGGGTGCAATTCTCTGATGAACTCCGTCTTAAAAAATGGTGGGAGATTGATGGCTTAGAAGCGGGACAACTTCCTGACACCAATGAAGTTTTAGTCGGAAGTGAAGTGGCTCGGGTCCTTAAGCTAGGCCCCCAGCAGCTTGTCCAATTTAAGGGTCAGGAATTCCGCGTAGGAGGAATTATCCAACCTACGGGGTCTATTGAAAACGATCAGGCCATTTTTATGGATTTAGCCACTTTGCAAAAGGCAGAAAATAAGCCTGCAGCCATTAGCCTTATTGAAGCAGCTGTTCTTTGCTACACTTGCCCAATTGAAGATGTAACGATGCAACTGAATGAAAAGTTGCCTGAAGCGAAAGTTACGGCCCTTCAATCAACTTTAGAATCACGGGATGATACCGTCCATCAGTTCAGCCTTTTCGCTACGGTCATTTCGGTTATCTTGCTGGTTACCAGTGGATTCGTGGTCGCCATGTCCATGATTTCAGCGATAAAAGAGCGAACTCGAGATATCGGTGTCCTTCGAGCCATTGGCTTTAGGAAAAATCATATTTTGCGCATGTTTCTATACGAAGTAAGCTTAGTTAGCGTATTAGGCGGTTTAATTGGATTTGGTCTGGGAATGGGATTAGCCATGAATTTTGGATCGTCCTTAGCCCAAATGACCCTTCAAGTACCGTTCCAGCCTATCCTAGTGCTGTACTCCATCTTGGCTGCCTTAGGAATCAGCCTTATGGCAAGTATCTATCCAGCCTGGAAAGCTACCAAGCTTGATCCTGTAGAAGCTTTACGTTACTTCTAA
- a CDS encoding ABC transporter ATP-binding protein — MSLIKVNNVSKVYQGGDGEVLALKNINLEVTQGQFLALLGPSGSGKSTLLSILGALNPSTEGKVLIDDIDIYGLDEERRSDFRHEYIGFVFQQYQLIPYLTALENVMLPLAITKYSDKEQREMAQKVLGKVGLGNKSMRLPNQLSGGEQNRVAIARAIVNEPVLLFADEPTGSLDSTTAKEILGLFQSLNRDGQTIIMVTHNLENLAYVSHSVQIRDGIIERNPEPVVGDAL, encoded by the coding sequence ATGAGTCTTATCAAGGTGAATAATGTCTCGAAAGTCTATCAAGGTGGAGATGGAGAAGTTCTTGCCTTAAAAAATATCAATCTGGAAGTTACGCAAGGTCAGTTTCTGGCCTTGCTTGGCCCTTCAGGGTCTGGCAAGAGTACCTTGCTGAGTATTCTTGGGGCCTTGAATCCCTCTACTGAGGGAAAGGTTTTGATTGATGACATAGATATCTATGGATTGGATGAGGAAAGGCGATCCGATTTTCGGCATGAGTATATTGGGTTTGTCTTTCAACAATATCAGTTAATACCGTATCTCACAGCTTTAGAAAATGTGATGCTTCCTTTAGCTATAACCAAGTATTCGGATAAGGAGCAAAGGGAGATGGCCCAAAAGGTTCTGGGAAAGGTAGGCTTAGGCAATAAGTCCATGCGCTTACCCAACCAACTTTCTGGGGGAGAACAAAACAGGGTGGCTATTGCTCGTGCCATTGTAAACGAGCCAGTTCTTCTTTTTGCGGATGAACCCACGGGAAGTTTAGATAGCACAACTGCGAAGGAAATCCTCGGGCTTTTCCAGTCCTTGAACCGGGATGGGCAGACCATTATTATGGTAACCCATAACCTAGAAAACCTTGCTTATGTTTCTCATTCAGTGCAAATTCGGGATGGGATAATCGAAAGAAACCCTGAGCCAGTAGTCGGTGATGCGCTATGA
- a CDS encoding B12-binding domain-containing radical SAM protein, protein MKKILLIQPSPYDKNKRPLKKKKLYFVGLALPLLAALTPSNYEVEIIFEILEDIPFDTDAELIGISSMGHGVIRSIDIAREFRNRGKTVVLGGYMASIMAEEAQKYCDSVLIGDAEFVWEELLRDYEQGALKPVYEKRLEKGWFSTPSPRFDLILKKNLGDFLPVQAGRGCPHSCSFCSVACLYEGCYVKKPVGEVVRDIKQIKELGYKKFLLLDDNIFSDRVYLSQLMGEIKALDMEWMSQCDIRVGKDSKLLEMLRDSGCTTLSFGLESITKDSLKAMNKSWANPEDYPALIRNIQDHGIDVSTEMVVGGEADTLESIKATKVFIEENKISVPRFYILTPIPGTRFFKEIEEQGRLVKSDIYSFDGTEAVHTIPHMTPEELTKAYWDLYESLFTLKSIAKRNMFRKEFLRNPGKYLFYAAVNLYYRHQIKQRVTPNIF, encoded by the coding sequence ATGAAAAAAATCTTACTCATCCAACCCAGTCCCTATGATAAGAACAAAAGGCCTCTAAAGAAGAAAAAGCTCTATTTCGTTGGGTTGGCGCTACCCCTTTTGGCTGCTCTTACCCCCAGTAACTACGAAGTCGAAATAATCTTTGAGATCCTTGAGGATATACCCTTTGATACTGATGCGGAGCTAATCGGGATTAGCTCTATGGGTCATGGTGTGATCCGCTCTATTGATATCGCCAGGGAATTCAGGAACAGGGGAAAGACCGTGGTGCTTGGAGGCTATATGGCCAGTATCATGGCAGAAGAAGCACAGAAGTACTGCGATTCTGTGCTGATCGGCGATGCGGAGTTTGTTTGGGAGGAGCTACTGAGGGATTATGAACAGGGTGCCCTAAAACCTGTTTATGAGAAGAGGCTAGAGAAAGGATGGTTCTCAACACCTTCGCCAAGGTTTGATCTTATCTTAAAAAAGAATCTCGGCGATTTTTTGCCGGTCCAGGCAGGTAGAGGATGTCCCCATAGCTGTAGCTTTTGCTCTGTGGCCTGCCTTTATGAGGGGTGCTATGTTAAGAAACCGGTCGGGGAGGTTGTGCGAGATATCAAGCAGATTAAGGAGCTTGGCTACAAGAAGTTCCTTTTGCTAGACGACAATATCTTCTCTGACAGAGTCTATCTTAGCCAGCTCATGGGGGAGATTAAGGCCTTAGACATGGAGTGGATGAGCCAGTGCGACATTCGGGTCGGCAAGGATAGTAAGCTGCTGGAGATGCTCAGGGATAGCGGATGCACCACCTTAAGCTTTGGCTTAGAGAGTATAACGAAGGATAGCCTTAAAGCAATGAATAAATCCTGGGCCAACCCTGAAGACTATCCCGCACTTATAAGAAATATCCAGGATCACGGGATTGATGTGTCGACAGAGATGGTGGTCGGCGGGGAAGCCGATACCCTAGAGTCCATTAAAGCGACCAAGGTTTTTATTGAAGAAAACAAGATTTCTGTTCCTCGCTTCTACATTCTTACTCCGATTCCAGGTACCCGGTTTTTCAAGGAAATCGAAGAACAGGGAAGGCTGGTTAAGTCGGATATCTATTCCTTTGACGGAACTGAGGCAGTTCATACCATCCCTCATATGACTCCGGAAGAATTGACGAAGGCGTACTGGGATTTGTATGAATCCTTGTTCACCCTGAAGTCGATCGCCAAAAGGAATATGTTTAGAAAAGAGTTTCTTAGGAATCCCGGGAAATATCTGTTCTACGCGGCAGTTAATCTTTACTATAGGCATCAGATTAAGCAAAGGGTCACACCGAATATTTTTTAA